A genomic window from Triticum urartu cultivar G1812 chromosome 7, Tu2.1, whole genome shotgun sequence includes:
- the LOC125522170 gene encoding probable polyamine transporter At3g13620, translating into MTGEIKNLDGDKALAAPADDGGGAAGHGRKGGKNKLSLVPLIFLIFFEVAGGPYGAEPAVQSAGPLFALLGFLIFPFIWAIPESLVTAELSTAMPGNGGFVVWADRAFGPVSGSLMGTWKYVSGAINGAAFPALCADYLARVVPAVADGGARVATIVTFNVALSVLNYTGLSVVGWSAVALGVASLSPFVLMSGIALPKIRPHRWAATAGDKDWKLFFNTLFWNLNYWDSVSTMAGEVENPGRTFPTALMSSVAMTSLGYLLPLMAATGAVDAPPEQWGNGFFADAAGTIAGDWLKYWIEVGAVLSSIGLYSATLSSAAFQLLGMADLGLLPRVFALRAPIFNTPWVSIVVTSLITLGMSFFSFNNIVAAANFLYSLGMLLEFATFVWLRIKRPEMSRPYRVPLRLPGIIVLCLVPSGFLVFVMAIAGWKVYAISAMFTAAGLGVYYLMKFCKVRGFLKFGTIDGEGLMYECHQGRENVSV; encoded by the exons ATGACCGGGGAAATCAAGAACCTCGACGGCGACAAGGCGCTGGCGGCGCCGGCCGATGACGGCGGCGGAGCGGCCGGCCATGGCAGGAAGGGCGGCAAGAACAAGCTGTCGCTGGTCCCGCTCATCTTCCTCATCTTCTTCGAGGTCGCCGGCGGGCCCTACGGCGCCGAGCCGGCGGTGCAGTCGGCGGGGCCCCTCTTCGCGCTGCTCGGCTTCCTCATCTTCCCCTTCATCTGGGCCATCCCGGAGTCGCTCGTCACGGCCGAGCTCTCCACCGCGATGCCCGGGAACGGCGGCTTCGTGGTCTGGGCCGACCGCGCCTTCGGCCCCGTCTCGGGCTCCCTCATGGGCACCTGGAAGTACGTCTCGGGGGCCATCAACGGCGCCGCCTTCCCGGCGCTCTGCGCCGACTACCTCGCCCGCGTCGTGCCCGCCGTGGCCGACGGCGGCGCGCGGGTGGCCACCATCGTCACCTTCAACGTCGCGCTCTCCGTGCTCAACTACACCGGCCTCAGCGTCGTGGGGTGGTCCGCCGTGGCGCTGGGGGTCGCCTCGCTGTCGCCGTTCGTGCTCATGTCCGGCATCGCGCTGCCCAAGATCCGGCCGCACAGGTGGGCGGCCACCGCCGGGGACAAGGACTGGAAGCTCTTCTTCAACACGCTCTTCTGGAACCTCAACTACTGGGACAGCGTCAGCACGATGGCCGGCGAGGTGGAGAATCCCGGCAGGACGTTCCCGACGGCGCTCATGTCGTCCGTGGCCATGACGTCCCTCGGCTACCTGCTGCCGCTCATGGCGGCCACCGGCGCCGTCGACGCGCCGCCGGAGCAGTGGGGGAACGGCTTCTTCGCCGACGCCGCAG GCACGATCGCCGGCGACTGGCTCAAGTACTGGATCGAGGTGGGCGCGGTGCTCTCCTCCATCGGCCTCTACTCGGCGACGCTAAGCAGCGCGGCTTTCCAGCTTCTTGGAATGGCGGACCTAGGCCTCCTCCCCCGTGTGTTCGCGCTACGTGCCCCGATCTTCAACACTCCCTGGGTCAGCATCGTGGTCACCAGCCTCATCACCCTCGGCATGTCCTTCTTCAGCTTCAACAACATCGTGGCCGCTGCCAACTTCCTCTACAGCCTCGGCATGCTCCTCGAGTTTGCCACGTTTGTCTGGCTTCGGATCAAGCGGCCCGAGATGTCGCGCCCCTACCGCGTACCGCTGCGACTCCCAGGCatcattgtcctctgcctcgtccccTCGGGGTTCCTTGTCTTCGTCATGGCCATCGCTGGTTGGAAGGTGTATGCCATCAGCGCTATGTTCACTGCAGCAGGCCTCGGGGTGTATTACCTCATGAAGTTTTGTAAGGTGAGAGGGTTCCTCAAGTTTGGCACCATCGACGGCGAGGGTTTGATGTATGAGTGTCATCAGGGGAGAGAAAATGTCAGTGTTTGA